One part of the Janthinobacterium sp. 17J80-10 genome encodes these proteins:
- a CDS encoding S49 family peptidase: MENDFQNVPASDGRAPVAAAAADAGLARKDGWERDVLEKLAFATLREQRARRRWNIFFRLTFLALVVFALWRAFDMGASSAEVSGPHTALIEIDGAIASGGGSGDADSVIPALNRAFADAGSVGVILRINSPGGSPVQAGMINDEITRLRAEYPKKPLYVVVDEMCASGGYYIAAAASKIFVNKASIVGSIGVLMDGFGFTGLMDKLGVERRLLTAGNNKGFLDPFSPQSDAQQAYAKEMLAEIHQQFIDVVRTGRGSRLKESPDTFSGLFWSGSKAVEMGLADGFGTVDSVARDELKVEEIVDYTEHEKLSDRVLKKFGAAVGEGAWQSLWGGARPSLR, from the coding sequence ATGGAAAACGATTTTCAAAACGTGCCGGCAAGTGACGGGCGTGCGCCGGTTGCTGCCGCAGCCGCGGACGCAGGCCTGGCCCGCAAGGATGGCTGGGAGCGCGACGTGCTGGAAAAGCTGGCCTTTGCCACCTTGCGCGAGCAGCGCGCGCGGCGCCGCTGGAATATCTTTTTCAGGCTGACGTTCCTTGCGCTGGTCGTTTTTGCGCTGTGGCGGGCTTTCGACATGGGCGCTTCCTCTGCAGAAGTGAGCGGTCCCCATACGGCGCTGATCGAGATCGATGGCGCGATCGCCTCCGGCGGCGGCAGCGGTGACGCCGATTCCGTCATTCCCGCGCTGAACCGCGCTTTTGCGGATGCCGGATCGGTCGGTGTCATCCTGCGCATCAACAGCCCGGGCGGAAGCCCCGTGCAGGCTGGCATGATCAACGACGAGATTACGCGCCTGCGCGCCGAGTATCCGAAAAAGCCGCTCTATGTGGTGGTGGATGAAATGTGCGCTTCCGGCGGGTATTACATCGCCGCTGCGGCAAGCAAGATTTTCGTCAACAAGGCCAGCATTGTCGGCTCGATCGGCGTGCTGATGGATGGATTCGGCTTTACCGGCCTGATGGACAAGCTTGGCGTCGAGCGCCGCCTCCTCACCGCCGGCAATAACAAGGGTTTCCTGGATCCGTTCAGCCCGCAGAGCGATGCGCAGCAAGCCTATGCCAAGGAAATGCTGGCAGAAATCCATCAGCAGTTCATCGACGTGGTGCGCACTGGCCGCGGCAGTCGCCTGAAGGAGTCTCCGGATACCTTCTCCGGTTTGTTCTGGAGCGGCAGCAAGGCGGTTGAAATGGGCCTGGCGGACGGCTTTGGCACGGTCGACAGCGTGGCGCGCGATGAATTGAAGGTCGAGGAAATCGTCGACTACACCGAACACGAGAAGCTTTCCGACCGGGTCCTGAAGAAGTTCGGTGCCGCCGTCGGTGAGGGGGCCTGGCAGTCGCTCTGGGGCGGCGCGCGTCCGAGCCTGCGCTGA
- the rpmF gene encoding 50S ribosomal protein L32: MAVQQNKKSPSKRGMHRSHDHLTAPQLAVEPTTGETHMRHHISPNGYYRGRKVLKTKNDE; this comes from the coding sequence ATGGCTGTTCAGCAAAACAAAAAATCCCCGTCCAAGCGCGGCATGCACCGTTCGCACGACCATCTGACCGCCCCGCAACTGGCAGTCGAGCCGACCACCGGCGAAACCCACATGCGTCACCATATCAGCCCGAACGGCTATTATCGTGGCCGCAAGGTCCTGAAGACCAAGAACGACGAGTAA
- a CDS encoding RluA family pseudouridine synthase translates to MKDLARNSRETAKTPPLSPPSQVLPQVQLVTITAEEAGQRIDNFLIRVCKGVPKSHIYRVLRSGEVRVNKGRIDQTYRLQEDDVVRIPPLRMAEKPAQTAPACEFAILLEDEHMLVIDKPAGVAVHGGSGVSYGVIEQLRASRPQAKFLELVHRLDRETSGILLLAKKRSALTHLHEHMREGEFDKRYLTLVQGDWQNRRQHVKLPLFKYTTADGERRVRVQADGQASHTVFELKRKYGPYTLLEAELKTGRTHQIRVHLASSGFPILGDDKYGDFALNRALQKAEGARKALKRMFLHAHQITFVHPHSGKEITLNAPLPPECTSFLKSLEAQGAMTQDDATAGMAKTKGQAATR, encoded by the coding sequence ATGAAAGACTTAGCGAGAAATTCCAGGGAAACCGCGAAAACCCCGCCGTTGTCCCCGCCGTCGCAAGTCTTGCCGCAAGTTCAACTTGTGACGATCACGGCGGAAGAGGCGGGGCAGCGTATCGACAATTTCCTGATCCGGGTGTGCAAGGGCGTGCCCAAAAGCCATATCTACCGGGTTTTGCGTTCCGGCGAAGTACGCGTCAACAAGGGCCGGATCGACCAGACCTATCGTCTCCAGGAAGATGACGTGGTGCGCATACCCCCATTGCGCATGGCCGAAAAGCCGGCCCAGACGGCGCCGGCATGCGAATTTGCGATCCTGCTCGAAGACGAGCACATGCTGGTAATCGACAAGCCGGCCGGCGTGGCTGTCCATGGCGGCTCGGGCGTGAGTTACGGTGTAATCGAGCAATTACGGGCCTCGCGGCCGCAAGCCAAGTTCCTGGAACTGGTGCATCGGCTCGATCGTGAAACCTCGGGCATCCTGTTGCTGGCAAAAAAACGCTCGGCCCTGACCCATTTGCATGAGCACATGCGCGAGGGTGAATTCGACAAGCGCTACCTGACGCTGGTACAGGGCGACTGGCAAAACCGCCGCCAGCATGTGAAGTTGCCGCTGTTTAAATACACCACGGCGGATGGCGAGCGGCGGGTGCGGGTGCAGGCTGACGGCCAGGCGTCGCATACCGTATTTGAGCTGAAGCGCAAGTACGGCCCCTATACATTGCTGGAAGCCGAGTTGAAGACCGGCCGCACGCACCAGATCCGCGTGCATCTGGCTTCCAGCGGTTTTCCCATTCTCGGTGACGACAAATACGGCGATTTCGCGCTCAACCGCGCCTTGCAAAAGGCCGAGGGCGCACGCAAGGCATTGAAACGCATGTTCCTGCATGCGCACCAGATCACGTTTGTGCATCCGCACAGCGGCAAGGAAATCACACTGAATGCGCCCCTGCCGCCGGAATGCACGAGTTTTCTGAAAAGCCTGGAGGCGCAGGGCGCGATGACGCAGGACGATGCAACGGCAGGCATGGCAAAAACAAAAGGGCAGGCGGCAACGCGGTAG
- the fabG gene encoding 3-oxoacyl-ACP reductase FabG — protein sequence MTAQNLNLDNQVALVTGASRGIGQAIARELARQGAKVIGTATSDAGAAAISAYLAEIGAAAGKGAVLNVNDGAACTALIDEIQKEFGTVTILVNNAGITQDQLAMRMKDEEWDAVIATNLTAVGRLARGVLRGMMKAKHGRIINITSVVGSAGNPGQMNYAAAKAGVAGMSRALAREIGSRNITVNCIAPGFIDTDMTKALNEQQVSALQQQIPLGRFGTPDDIAAAVSFLASPQAGYITGATLHVNGGMYMS from the coding sequence GTGACTGCACAAAACCTGAATCTCGATAATCAAGTCGCGCTGGTCACCGGCGCCTCCCGCGGTATTGGCCAGGCCATTGCGCGCGAACTGGCGCGCCAGGGCGCAAAAGTCATTGGCACTGCCACCTCGGACGCGGGTGCCGCAGCAATTTCCGCCTACCTGGCAGAAATCGGTGCGGCAGCTGGCAAGGGTGCAGTTCTGAACGTCAATGATGGCGCGGCCTGCACGGCGCTGATCGATGAGATCCAGAAGGAATTCGGTACGGTGACCATCCTGGTCAATAATGCTGGCATCACGCAAGATCAACTCGCCATGCGCATGAAGGATGAGGAGTGGGATGCCGTCATCGCCACCAACCTGACTGCGGTGGGCCGCCTGGCGCGCGGCGTACTGCGCGGCATGATGAAAGCCAAGCATGGTCGCATCATCAATATTACTTCGGTGGTTGGTTCTGCCGGGAATCCCGGGCAAATGAATTATGCTGCTGCCAAGGCAGGCGTTGCCGGCATGAGCCGGGCACTGGCGCGTGAGATCGGCAGCCGTAACATTACTGTTAACTGCATCGCCCCCGGTTTCATCGATACTGACATGACCAAGGCGCTCAACGAGCAGCAGGTTTCTGCCTTGCAGCAGCAAATTCCGCTGGGCCGCTTTGGCACGCCGGACGACATTGCTGCCGCCGTGAGCTTCCTGGCTTCACCCCAAGCCGGCTATATCACTGGGGCGACGCTCCACGTGAATGGCGGCATGTACATGAGTTAA
- the fabD gene encoding ACP S-malonyltransferase, with the protein MSKFAFVFPGQGSQAVGMLNGFAGNAAVEQTIAEASDALQFDLGKLIAEGPKEDLDLTTNTQPVMLTAAVATYRAWIAAGGPVPALVAGHSLGEYSALVAAGVIAFRDAVPLVRFRAQVMQEAVPVGQGGMAAILGLSDDEVRAACAEAAQGQVVEPVNFNAPAQVVIAGHKEAVERACQAAKDKGAKRALPLPVSAPFHSSLLKPASDRLREYMAGVNFTAPQIPLINNVDVAIVNDPSAIKDALVRQAASPVRWVETVQKMAGEGIAHVVECGPGKVLAGLTKRINGDLTGEAMFDQATLEKVLELSK; encoded by the coding sequence ATGAGCAAATTCGCTTTTGTATTTCCCGGCCAGGGCTCGCAAGCGGTCGGCATGCTGAATGGCTTTGCCGGTAACGCGGCAGTCGAGCAAACGATCGCCGAGGCATCCGATGCGCTGCAATTCGATCTCGGCAAGCTGATCGCCGAAGGTCCGAAGGAAGACCTCGACCTGACCACCAATACCCAACCCGTGATGCTGACCGCCGCAGTGGCAACCTACCGTGCCTGGATCGCGGCGGGCGGTCCCGTGCCGGCGCTGGTCGCCGGCCACAGCCTCGGCGAGTATTCCGCGTTGGTGGCAGCCGGTGTCATCGCCTTCAGGGATGCCGTGCCGCTGGTGCGTTTTCGCGCCCAGGTGATGCAGGAAGCCGTGCCGGTCGGCCAGGGTGGCATGGCCGCCATTCTCGGTTTGTCCGATGATGAGGTGCGCGCTGCCTGCGCGGAAGCCGCGCAGGGGCAGGTGGTGGAGCCGGTGAATTTCAATGCGCCGGCACAAGTGGTCATCGCCGGCCACAAGGAAGCCGTCGAACGCGCTTGCCAGGCAGCCAAGGACAAGGGTGCCAAGCGCGCCTTGCCGCTGCCGGTGTCGGCGCCGTTCCATTCTTCCCTGCTTAAGCCCGCGTCGGACCGTTTGCGCGAATACATGGCCGGGGTGAATTTCACTGCCCCGCAGATTCCCCTGATTAATAATGTCGATGTCGCCATCGTCAACGATCCGTCCGCCATCAAGGATGCCCTGGTGCGCCAGGCAGCCAGCCCGGTGCGCTGGGTCGAGACGGTGCAGAAAATGGCTGGCGAGGGTATTGCCCACGTGGTCGAATGCGGCCCCGGCAAGGTCCTGGCTGGCCTGACCAAGCGTATCAATGGCGATCTGACCGGTGAAGCAATGTTCGACCAGGCGACCCTGGAAAAAGTATTGGAGCTCTCGAAGTGA
- the plsX gene encoding phosphate acyltransferase PlsX yields the protein MTIKISIDCMGGDHGSAVTVAAAISFVSREADAELILVGREEVIRAELKKRRAADHPRLSIVHAEEVVTMDDSLEVALRRKKDSSMRVAIAMVKDGRAQACVSAGNTGALMAISRYVLKTLPGVDRPAICTLIPNQKDKPTYMLDLGANVDCEAVHLHQFALMGSTLVAAIENRQKPTVGLLNVGEEDIKGNEVVKQTAQLLRADHEKGVLNFYGNVEGNDIFKGTTDIVVCDGFVGNVVLKASEGLARFFKVVLTTEFKSNPLNMLGALLARGALKAISKRMNPARYNGASLLGLRGLVFKSHGGADAYAYEWAIRRAYDAAKNDVLSRISASIAELMPQAEVPAAAVPASIQ from the coding sequence ATGACAATTAAAATATCCATCGACTGCATGGGCGGAGATCACGGCTCAGCGGTCACCGTTGCCGCAGCCATTTCATTTGTCAGTCGCGAAGCCGATGCCGAGTTGATCCTGGTCGGCCGGGAAGAAGTGATCCGCGCAGAGCTGAAAAAGCGCCGCGCCGCGGATCATCCGCGCCTGTCCATCGTGCATGCCGAGGAAGTCGTCACCATGGACGACTCCCTGGAAGTGGCGCTGCGCCGCAAGAAGGATTCCTCGATGCGGGTGGCGATTGCCATGGTCAAGGATGGCCGTGCACAGGCCTGCGTTTCCGCCGGCAATACCGGCGCGCTGATGGCGATTTCCCGGTATGTCCTGAAAACCCTGCCCGGCGTGGACCGTCCTGCCATCTGCACCCTGATTCCCAATCAGAAGGACAAGCCTACCTACATGCTCGATCTCGGCGCCAATGTCGATTGCGAGGCCGTGCATCTGCATCAGTTTGCGCTGATGGGGTCGACCCTGGTGGCGGCAATCGAGAACCGGCAAAAGCCGACGGTGGGCCTGCTGAATGTCGGGGAAGAGGACATCAAGGGCAACGAGGTGGTCAAGCAGACCGCCCAGCTCTTGCGCGCCGACCATGAAAAGGGTGTGCTCAATTTCTACGGTAATGTCGAGGGTAATGACATCTTCAAGGGCACCACCGATATCGTGGTGTGCGACGGTTTCGTCGGGAATGTCGTTCTGAAGGCATCCGAAGGGCTGGCGCGCTTTTTCAAGGTGGTGCTGACCACCGAATTCAAGAGCAATCCGCTCAACATGCTGGGAGCGCTGCTGGCACGCGGCGCCCTGAAAGCGATTTCGAAACGCATGAATCCTGCGCGCTATAATGGCGCCAGTCTCCTTGGCCTGCGCGGCCTGGTGTTCAAGAGTCATGGCGGCGCCGATGCCTACGCCTACGAATGGGCGATCCGGCGTGCCTATGATGCTGCGAAAAACGATGTCCTGTCGCGCATTTCCGCTAGTATTGCAGAATTGATGCCGCAGGCAGAAGTGCCGGCAGCAGCCGTTCCAGCCTCCATTCAATAA
- a CDS encoding beta-ketoacyl-ACP synthase III — MSLYSKIIGTGSYLPPRRVTNHDLAAQLAEKGIETSDEWIVSRSGISARHFADADMHSSDLAVEAAKRALDAAGLQPEDVDLIILATSTPDFLGGFPSTACVVQRKLGITNGCGAFDVQAVCSGFAYAVSIADNFIKSGANKKVLVIGAEVFSRILNFDDRGTCVLFGDGAGAVVLSASAEPGILATKLHADGRYADILCVPGKPSGGAIEGSAFLVMDGQAVFKMAVSVLEKVAHEALEAAGMEASQIDWLVPHQANIRIMQSTAKKLGLPMEKMVVTVDQHGNTSAASIPLALDCAVRDGRIKPGHNVMMEGVGGGFTWGAVLAKF, encoded by the coding sequence ATGAGCCTGTATAGCAAAATCATCGGCACCGGAAGCTATCTGCCACCCCGGCGCGTGACCAATCATGACCTTGCGGCGCAACTTGCAGAAAAGGGTATCGAGACTTCGGACGAATGGATCGTGTCCCGCAGCGGCATCTCGGCGCGCCATTTCGCCGATGCCGATATGCATTCCAGCGATCTCGCGGTGGAAGCAGCAAAGCGCGCGCTTGATGCGGCCGGCCTGCAGCCCGAAGACGTTGACCTGATCATCCTGGCGACCTCGACGCCGGATTTTCTGGGTGGTTTTCCCAGCACCGCCTGCGTGGTGCAGCGCAAGCTCGGCATCACCAACGGTTGCGGCGCCTTTGACGTGCAGGCGGTATGCAGCGGCTTTGCGTATGCCGTATCGATTGCCGATAACTTCATCAAGTCGGGCGCCAACAAGAAAGTGCTGGTGATCGGCGCTGAAGTGTTTTCGCGCATCCTGAATTTTGACGACCGCGGCACCTGTGTGCTGTTCGGCGATGGCGCCGGCGCCGTGGTGCTGAGCGCATCTGCCGAGCCGGGCATTCTTGCCACCAAACTGCACGCCGATGGCCGTTACGCTGATATTCTCTGCGTGCCCGGCAAGCCCAGCGGTGGCGCCATCGAAGGCAGCGCCTTCCTGGTCATGGATGGCCAGGCGGTGTTCAAGATGGCGGTATCGGTACTGGAAAAAGTTGCGCACGAAGCACTGGAAGCGGCAGGAATGGAAGCCTCCCAGATCGACTGGCTGGTGCCGCACCAGGCGAATATCCGCATCATGCAAAGCACGGCCAAAAAGCTTGGCTTGCCGATGGAAAAAATGGTGGTGACAGTGGACCAGCACGGCAATACGTCGGCTGCTTCGATCCCGCTGGCTCTCGATTGCGCTGTGCGCGATGGCCGCATCAAGCCCGGACACAATGTCATGATGGAAGGCGTCGGCGGCGGCTTCACCTGGGGCGCGGTGCTGGCGAAATTTTAA
- a CDS encoding YceD family protein gives MEAILIDAFEFCRLAEVREGEFAVADLPRLAAEAVNAKGTVRWSLTGGRHALGHPQLALAVTGTVQLMCQRCLTPYAFELDAESVLVLAQDDAGADELEASLDDESLEVIAGSRQFNLADLVEDEALLALPVSPRHDVCPEQSGKAAGAVDLDKAPSPFGVLKDWKR, from the coding sequence ATGGAAGCCATTCTGATCGATGCATTTGAATTTTGCCGGCTCGCAGAAGTACGCGAGGGCGAGTTCGCTGTCGCCGATTTGCCCAGGCTGGCAGCGGAGGCGGTCAATGCCAAAGGCACGGTGCGTTGGTCGCTGACTGGCGGGCGTCATGCGCTTGGGCATCCGCAATTGGCGCTGGCGGTGACGGGCACGGTGCAGTTGATGTGCCAGCGTTGCCTGACGCCTTATGCGTTCGAGCTCGATGCCGAATCGGTGCTGGTTCTCGCGCAGGATGACGCAGGGGCCGACGAGCTGGAAGCGTCGCTCGATGACGAGTCGCTTGAAGTGATCGCGGGTTCGCGGCAGTTCAATCTCGCCGATCTGGTCGAGGACGAGGCGTTGTTGGCATTGCCGGTGTCACCGCGGCATGATGTTTGTCCGGAGCAGTCCGGCAAGGCAGCAGGCGCGGTGGATCTCGACAAGGCGCCATCGCCTTTCGGTGTGCTGAAAGACTGGAAACGCTAG
- a CDS encoding SAM-dependent methyltransferase has translation MTGTLYLIPNTLGPGDAGAADPLAALIPTEVQVLAARLDCFIAENTKTTRAFLKLIALQHPLARPLQEIEIAELNVNTAEAALPQLLQPLLAGRDAGLISEAGVPAVADPGANLVRLAHARGIRVRPLVGPSSLLLAVMASGLNGQSFAFNGYLPIDAAQRAKQIKLLEERSRKEKQTQLFIETPYRNGALLETLAATCQPGTLVCAATDLSLESESIATQAAGAWKKQLAAGKAPDLHKRPTVFLLLGQ, from the coding sequence ATGACCGGCACCCTGTACCTGATTCCCAATACCCTGGGCCCCGGCGATGCCGGCGCCGCCGATCCGCTGGCAGCGCTGATTCCCACCGAAGTACAGGTCCTGGCGGCGCGACTGGATTGTTTCATTGCCGAAAATACCAAGACCACGCGCGCCTTCCTCAAGCTGATTGCGCTCCAGCATCCGCTGGCCAGGCCACTGCAGGAAATCGAGATCGCCGAATTGAATGTCAACACGGCGGAAGCGGCGTTGCCGCAATTGCTGCAGCCGCTATTGGCAGGACGCGACGCCGGCCTGATTTCAGAGGCTGGCGTGCCAGCGGTGGCCGATCCCGGCGCCAACCTGGTACGGCTGGCGCATGCCCGCGGAATCCGGGTGCGGCCCTTGGTCGGCCCATCCTCCCTGCTGCTGGCAGTGATGGCCAGCGGCCTGAATGGCCAGAGTTTCGCCTTCAACGGCTACCTGCCCATCGATGCCGCCCAGCGCGCAAAACAGATCAAGCTGCTGGAAGAACGCTCGCGCAAGGAAAAACAAACCCAGCTCTTTATCGAAACACCTTACCGCAACGGCGCCTTGCTGGAAACGCTGGCAGCCACGTGCCAACCCGGCACGCTGGTATGTGCAGCCACGGATCTCAGCCTGGAGAGCGAATCGATCGCAACCCAGGCTGCCGGCGCCTGGAAGAAGCAGCTTGCCGCGGGCAAAGCGCCGGACCTGCACAAGCGGCCGACGGTATTTCTCCTGCTCGGCCAGTAA
- a CDS encoding HAD-IIIA family hydrolase — protein MARKQFDLIVFDWDGTLMDSTGAIIKCIQASARDLGLPVPEREMAAHVIGLGLQEALQKAVPGLEPKHYPRMVERYRYHYLSQDHELTLFDGVREMLQDLSQQGYFLAVATGKSRVGLTRALHGAELISFFDATRCADETFSKPHPAMLNELTRELGQDMARTVMIGDTTHDLQMAVNAGAAGVAVHYGAHPPHELQALAPLYAADSVPALHAWLREHA, from the coding sequence ATGGCAAGAAAACAGTTTGATTTGATCGTCTTTGACTGGGATGGCACGCTGATGGATAGCACCGGCGCCATCATCAAGTGTATACAGGCGTCGGCACGCGATCTGGGCTTGCCGGTGCCCGAGCGCGAGATGGCGGCGCACGTGATTGGCCTGGGCTTGCAGGAAGCCTTGCAAAAGGCCGTGCCCGGCCTGGAGCCTAAGCATTACCCTCGCATGGTCGAGCGCTATCGCTACCATTACCTCAGCCAGGATCATGAATTGACCCTGTTCGACGGCGTACGCGAGATGCTGCAGGATTTGTCGCAGCAAGGGTATTTCCTTGCGGTTGCCACCGGCAAGAGCCGCGTCGGCCTGACGCGTGCGCTGCACGGCGCAGAGCTGATCTCTTTCTTCGATGCGACCCGCTGCGCCGACGAGACCTTTTCCAAGCCGCACCCGGCGATGCTGAATGAGCTGACGCGCGAACTGGGGCAGGACATGGCGCGCACGGTGATGATCGGCGACACCACGCACGACCTGCAGATGGCAGTCAATGCCGGTGCTGCAGGCGTTGCCGTGCATTACGGTGCGCATCCTCCGCACGAGCTGCAGGCGCTCGCGCCGCTTTATGCGGCCGACTCGGTGCCGGCACTGCATGCCTGGCTGCGCGAGCATGCCTGA
- the acpP gene encoding acyl carrier protein, protein MSDIEQRVKKIVAEQLGVAEADIKIESSFVDDLGADSLDTVELVMALEDEFEMEIPDEQAEKITTVQQAIDYAKAHVKA, encoded by the coding sequence ATGTCCGATATCGAACAACGCGTTAAAAAAATCGTCGCTGAACAACTGGGCGTCGCTGAAGCCGACATCAAAATCGAGTCCTCGTTCGTTGACGACCTCGGCGCTGATTCGCTCGACACCGTGGAACTGGTGATGGCACTCGAAGACGAATTCGAAATGGAAATTCCGGACGAACAAGCCGAGAAGATCACTACCGTGCAACAAGCGATCGATTACGCCAAGGCCCACGTCAAGGCCTAA
- a CDS encoding Rieske 2Fe-2S domain-containing protein, which produces MADLIPICAADALDEGGKGLRFPLTAGGEDAGGFVVRFDGVARAYLNRCAHVPIELDWNEGEFFDSSGLYLMCSTHGAVYLPESGHCAGGPCKGGRLRPIVVVENDGMVYWQTDDYLTPARA; this is translated from the coding sequence ATGGCTGACCTGATCCCGATTTGCGCGGCGGACGCGCTCGACGAAGGCGGAAAGGGCTTGCGCTTTCCCTTGACTGCCGGCGGCGAAGATGCGGGCGGCTTCGTGGTGCGCTTCGATGGCGTGGCGCGCGCTTACCTGAACCGTTGCGCGCATGTGCCGATCGAGCTGGACTGGAACGAAGGGGAGTTTTTCGATTCCAGCGGCCTGTACCTGATGTGTTCCACCCATGGCGCGGTGTATTTGCCGGAATCCGGCCATTGCGCCGGCGGCCCTTGCAAGGGTGGGCGCCTGCGGCCGATCGTGGTGGTGGAAAACGATGGCATGGTGTACTGGCAAACGGATGATTACCTCACGCCCGCAAGGGCCTGA
- a CDS encoding Maf-like protein: protein MTNSSQTLAPPRLILGSSSRYRKELLARLGLPFEVRIPDIDESPRADEAPEATALRLAQEKAHAVARQNPGCLVIGSDQVATLDGAQIGKPGTHENALKQLQTMRGRRVIFHTALCLWDGRNDQSKQAAQLVCIPTFVTFRDLPDMELDAYLRIEQPYDCAGSAKNEGLGIALLEKIESSDPTALTGLPLIALTSMLRHAGVTFFSKSP from the coding sequence ATGACAAATTCATCACAAACCCTTGCCCCGCCCCGCCTTATTCTGGGCTCGAGTTCCCGCTATCGCAAGGAATTGCTCGCGCGCCTCGGCCTGCCTTTTGAGGTCCGCATACCCGATATCGACGAGTCCCCGCGCGCGGACGAGGCGCCTGAAGCAACCGCCCTGCGGCTGGCACAGGAAAAGGCGCACGCAGTTGCCCGCCAAAATCCAGGCTGCCTGGTGATTGGTTCAGACCAAGTCGCGACACTGGATGGCGCACAGATCGGCAAGCCGGGTACGCATGAAAATGCCTTAAAGCAACTTCAAACCATGCGCGGGCGCCGGGTCATCTTCCACACGGCCCTCTGCCTGTGGGATGGACGAAACGACCAAAGCAAACAAGCCGCCCAGCTGGTATGCATTCCTACTTTCGTGACGTTCCGCGACTTGCCGGACATGGAACTGGACGCTTACCTGCGCATCGAGCAGCCTTACGATTGCGCCGGTAGCGCAAAAAATGAAGGCCTGGGCATCGCCCTGCTGGAAAAAATCGAAAGCAGCGACCCCACCGCTCTGACTGGCCTGCCCCTGATCGCCCTGACCTCCATGCTGCGGCATGCCGGCGTAACATTTTTCAGCAAATCACCATGA
- the fabF gene encoding beta-ketoacyl-ACP synthase II, with the protein MSSSRQRRRVVVTGLGCISPVGNTVTDAWNALIEGKSGIATITRFDATPFSTTFAGEVKGFNVDEYLSSKEARTMDTFIHYGMAAGIQAFQDSGLEVTEANAERIGVIVGSGIGGLPMIEETHAELEKRGPRRISPFFVPASIINMISGHLSIKYGLQGPNLAIVTACTTGLHCIGEAGRLIEYGDADVMIAGGAESTISPLGLGGFAAARALSSRNDDPATASRPWDKDRDGFVLGEGAGVMVLEEYEHAKARGAKIYAELLGFGMSADAYHMTAPREDGDGARRCMASALRNAGVNADQVNYVNAHGTSTPLGDVAETTAIKRALGDHAKKVVVNSTKSMTGHLLGGAGGLESVFTVLALHHQVSPPTINIFNQDPACDLDYCANTARSMPIDIAVKNSFGFGGTNGSLVFRKA; encoded by the coding sequence TTGAGCAGCTCGCGTCAACGCCGTCGGGTGGTCGTCACCGGCTTGGGGTGCATTTCACCGGTGGGCAATACCGTCACCGATGCATGGAATGCATTGATCGAAGGTAAGTCTGGCATCGCCACCATCACGCGGTTTGACGCCACGCCTTTTTCCACCACCTTCGCCGGCGAGGTGAAGGGCTTCAATGTCGACGAATATTTGTCGAGCAAGGAAGCCCGCACGATGGATACCTTTATCCATTACGGCATGGCGGCTGGCATCCAGGCGTTCCAGGATAGCGGCCTCGAGGTGACGGAAGCCAATGCCGAGCGCATTGGTGTCATCGTCGGTTCCGGTATCGGCGGCTTGCCGATGATCGAGGAAACGCACGCCGAGCTGGAAAAGCGTGGTCCGCGCCGCATTTCTCCTTTCTTTGTACCGGCTTCGATCATCAACATGATCTCGGGTCACCTGTCGATCAAGTACGGATTGCAGGGGCCGAACCTGGCGATTGTCACTGCCTGTACCACCGGCCTGCATTGCATCGGTGAAGCAGGTCGCCTGATCGAGTATGGCGACGCCGATGTCATGATTGCTGGCGGCGCCGAATCGACCATTTCGCCATTGGGCCTGGGTGGCTTTGCCGCCGCACGCGCCTTGTCGTCGCGTAACGACGACCCGGCTACCGCATCCCGTCCTTGGGACAAGGACCGCGATGGCTTCGTGCTGGGTGAAGGCGCCGGTGTCATGGTGCTGGAAGAGTACGAGCATGCCAAGGCGCGTGGCGCGAAGATTTATGCCGAATTGCTGGGCTTTGGCATGAGCGCCGATGCCTATCACATGACTGCGCCGCGCGAAGATGGTGACGGCGCGCGCCGTTGCATGGCCTCCGCCTTGCGTAATGCAGGCGTGAATGCCGACCAGGTGAATTACGTCAATGCGCATGGTACGTCGACGCCGCTGGGCGATGTCGCAGAAACGACCGCCATCAAGCGCGCCCTGGGCGATCATGCCAAGAAAGTCGTGGTCAATTCGACCAAGTCGATGACCGGTCACCTGCTGGGCGGCGCAGGCGGCCTGGAATCGGTGTTTACGGTGCTGGCACTGCATCACCAGGTGTCGCCGCCAACCATCAATATCTTCAACCAGGATCCTGCCTGCGACCTGGACTATTGCGCCAATACGGCGCGTTCCATGCCGATTGACATCGCCGTCAAGAACTCTTTCGGCTTTGGCGGCACCAACGGTTCCCTGGTCTTCCGCAAGGCCTGA